In Thermosphaera sp., a genomic segment contains:
- the secY gene encoding preprotein translocase subunit SecY gives MGVLDIMAKIADYMPTAAKPTTKPSLYERLFWTAIALVVYLIMANTPLYGIEQAGPEQILLVQIIFASNRGTLMELGIGPIVTAGLIMQILVGAKLIDLDLTNPENRKKFTAAQKTLGVLLAGFEGAMYVLSCRYWYPTGGNPFLQCSASWSTRLIVWAQLFLASYMVIMLDEMIQKGWGIGSGVSLFILSGVATTIFWNLFSPFTVSTGADTVEPVGFIPYVISRVQAGGGLGDILIRPGGRDLTGLMATIVIIFILLYLDAMKIEIPVSTPKMYTIKSRIPLKLLYVANIPILFVGILYANILVFATIFRNYLGGVLPAWAVDLLAKYDENGRLAGGLAYYLASPNGLYSVFADPVHIIVYSVLVVLLAIMFGLMWVEVSGLSPAAQAEELVSSGFEIPGMRRNPKILESLLAKYIYPLTVLSSIIVALIAVTADVFGAYGTGTGLLLAIGIVQQYYTMIAYERTLEAYPLLKRLIGE, from the coding sequence ATGGGAGTACTGGATATAATGGCTAAGATCGCTGATTACATGCCCACTGCGGCGAAGCCTACTACTAAGCCCTCCCTATACGAGAGGTTGTTCTGGACGGCGATAGCGCTGGTAGTATACTTGATCATGGCTAACACCCCTCTCTACGGCATAGAACAAGCCGGCCCCGAGCAGATACTCCTCGTCCAGATAATATTCGCTTCAAACAGGGGCACTCTAATGGAGCTTGGAATAGGCCCGATCGTGACGGCTGGCTTGATAATGCAGATTCTCGTAGGCGCTAAGCTCATAGACTTGGACTTGACGAACCCGGAGAACCGCAAGAAGTTCACCGCGGCACAGAAGACCCTTGGAGTCCTCTTAGCGGGGTTCGAGGGAGCCATGTACGTGCTCTCCTGCAGATACTGGTACCCGACCGGTGGAAACCCCTTCCTACAGTGCAGTGCTTCATGGAGCACTAGGCTGATAGTTTGGGCACAGCTCTTCCTAGCCTCCTACATGGTGATAATGCTTGATGAAATGATACAGAAGGGCTGGGGGATAGGCTCCGGAGTATCCCTCTTCATACTCTCAGGGGTTGCAACCACCATATTCTGGAACCTGTTCAGCCCATTCACGGTTTCAACCGGCGCAGATACCGTTGAACCAGTTGGTTTCATACCCTACGTTATCTCGCGAGTCCAGGCCGGGGGAGGCTTAGGGGACATTTTGATCAGGCCGGGCGGGAGGGATTTAACGGGGCTGATGGCAACCATAGTCATCATCTTCATACTGCTGTACTTGGATGCAATGAAGATCGAGATCCCCGTTTCAACCCCGAAAATGTACACCATCAAGTCGAGGATCCCGTTGAAACTCCTGTACGTTGCGAATATTCCAATACTATTCGTCGGCATCCTCTACGCCAACATACTCGTCTTTGCAACCATATTCAGGAATTACCTTGGCGGAGTATTACCGGCTTGGGCCGTTGACCTACTTGCAAAGTATGATGAAAACGGCAGGCTCGCCGGGGGGCTTGCATACTACTTGGCCTCGCCCAACGGCTTGTACAGCGTGTTCGCCGACCCCGTCCACATAATCGTTTACTCAGTCCTAGTCGTGTTGCTGGCGATCATGTTCGGGTTGATGTGGGTCGAGGTCTCGGGTCTGAGCCCGGCTGCTCAGGCGGAGGAGCTAGTTAGCAGTGGTTTCGAAATACCTGGGATGAGAAGGAACCCGAAGATACTTGAAAGCCTGCTCGCAAAGTACATATACCCGTTGACGGTTCTGTCGAGCATTATAGTCGCCCTTATCGCTGTCACCGCCGACGTGTTCGGAGCTTATGGAACCGGCACAGGGCTGCTCTTGGCAATAGGCATAGTCCAGCAGTACTACACGATGATAGCTTACGAGAGGACGCTGGAGGCCTACCCGCTCCTTAAGCGGCTGATTGGAGAGTAG